The Xenopus laevis strain J_2021 chromosome 5L, Xenopus_laevis_v10.1, whole genome shotgun sequence genome has a segment encoding these proteins:
- the LOC108717228 gene encoding cytochrome P450 2K6 yields the protein MLAGDPMTILLSAFICLFLGFVLFGKKKNVYQNFPPGPRTLPFIGNMHLMDVKQPYKTLLEVSKKYGSVFSVQLGTTKMVVLCGYDTVKDALVNYPDDFADRPPLPLFDDVVKGHGVFFSNGENWRVMRRFALSSLRDFGMGKKSIENKINEECDHLVQTINSYKGQPFDNTMIMNAAVANIIASILLSHRFHYENPTLLRLLKLVNENIRLMASPKAMLYNTYPSIMRWVPGCHKTIYNNAQELMEFIRETFSKQKAELDINDQRNLIDAFLSKQQEEKTNSREYFHDDNLTLLVFDLFAAGMETTSTTLRWGLLLMMKYPEIQKKVQDEIEKVIGSAEPRAEHRKDMSYTDAVLHEIQRFANITPMNGPHATAQDVTFRGYFLPKGTFVIPLLASVLRDEKYFEKPYEFYPQHFLNSEGHFVKNEAFLPFSAGRRSCAGETLARMELFLFFTRLLQNFTFQASPGQELDLTPAVGGTTPPKPHTVCALSRT from the exons ATGTTGGCCGGTGATCCAATGACAATACTCCTCTCAgcctttatttgcctttttctgggATTTGTTTTGTTTGGCAAGAAAAAGAATGTTTACCAAAATTTCCCTCCTGGTCCAAGAACCCTACCATTCATTGGGAATATGCACCTTATGGATGTAAAACAACCCTACAAAACATTGCTAGAG gTATCTAAGAAGTATGGCTCGGTATTTAGCGTGCAGCTAGGAACAACAAAGATGGTTGTACTGTGTGGCTATGATACAGTTAAAGATGCCCTTGTCAATTATCCTGATGACTTTGCTGACCGACCTCCCTTGCCTTTGTTTGATGACGTAGTCAAGGGCCACG GTGTTTTCTTTTCTAATGGTGAGAACTGGAGAGTCATGAGACGCTTTGCTCTTTCATCACTTAGAGATTTTGGAATGGGGAAGAAGAGCATTGAGAACAAGATCAATGAAGAATGTGATCATTTAGTACAAACAATTAACTCCTACAAAG GACAGCCTTTTGACAACACTATGATAATGAACGCCGCTGTAGCCAACATAATTGCCTCCATTTTACTTAGTCATCGGTTTCATTATGAAAATCCAACGTTGCTGAGACTCCTGAAATTAGTGAATGAAAACATTCGGCTCATGGCAAGCCCAAAAGCCATG CTCTACAACACTTACCCCTCTATAATGCGTTGGGTACCCGGCTGCCACAAAACCATTTACAATAACGCACAGGAACTGATGGAATTTATTAGAGAGACTTTTTCAAAACAAAAGGCTGAGTTGGACATAAATGACCAGAGAAACCTGATTGATGCATTCCTTTCCAAGCAACAGGAG GAAAAAACGAATTCCAGAGAATATTTCCACGATGACAATCTGACGTTGCTCGTGTTTGATTTATTTGCTGCCGGCATGGAGACAACTTCAACGACTCTGAGATGGGGACTTCTGTTAATGATGAAATATCCAGAAATCCAAA AGAAGGTCCAAGATGAAATTGAGAAAGTGATTGGCTCAGCTGAGCCTAGAGCAGAGCACAGAAAAGATATGTCCTATACTGATGCTGTACTTCATGAAATCCAGAGATTTGCTAACATCACTCCAATGAATGGTCCCCACGCAACCGCACAGGATGTCACTTTCAGGGGATATTTCCTACCCAAA GGCACCTTTGTCATCCCATTGCTGGCATCTGTACTGAGAGATGAGAAATACTTTGAGAAGCCGTATGAATTTTACCCTCAACATTTCCTCAACTCAGAAGGACATTTTGTGAAAAACGAGGCGTTCCTTCCCTTCTCAGCAG gtCGCAGAAGTTGTGCTGGAGAGACGTTGGCTAGAATGGAACTCTTCCTGTTCTTCACAAGGCTCCTGCAGAACTTCACATTCCAGGCGTCTCCTGGGCAGGAACTTGATCTCACACCTGCTGTTGGTGGAACTACGCCCCCTAAGCCCCATACTGTTTGTGCTTTGTCTCGTACCTGA